Proteins encoded by one window of Vigna radiata var. radiata cultivar VC1973A unplaced genomic scaffold, Vradiata_ver6 scaffold_176, whole genome shotgun sequence:
- the LOC106780226 gene encoding uncharacterized protein LOC106780226, with protein MVDFILSFYEGLIPTDRSWADAASGGSFLDRSPEDGIDLIERKAIDNQQYGTRENSVTLLQGVHEIENGVVDGRRIEERLNNLESKLNKIASLFKPSTPQIAKKCGICISTDHYTDECPSLMEITMENSSQAFAANTFGGNRQYQNYHDSSSNRYQQNMQPYVPPQQRHQFQPEMSLQDFMKKMLEQNSEIKKSIVDLTQRVEKLEAKESNKLSAQTMINPQNVSAITLRTGKQVQGLDGAQEDEDKEKEIAQIDDNGGPNEPSPETTTEKSRLISSNSSSSQNSSSSYSPPPPYPNRLKPKNKKTEELDQEILNIFKKVEINIPLLDVVKQIPKYTKFLKEICTNRRRFRDNEVVNLRRNVSSLIKNHIEIPRKCKDPGMFSIPCVIGNSKFDNAMLDLGAFINVMPLSVFTSLSLGPLKNTGVVIQLANHSIVNPAGLLEDVLVQVDKLIFPADFYILDMKDEEGTSPTTIILGRPFMMTXRTKIDVHAGSLTMEIGDXXXXFXVLESGKHPIKDHSLFCIDLSSDAKPMRQPQGRLNSQLVGVVKKRDTKLLQTGIIDHNSDNIWVGPMHAVPKKGGITMVEDGKDKLSTIQDRSGAHNLVVDHLSRIEKGRVHIPIQDDFSDEVLLAFLPP; from the coding sequence ATGGTAGACTTTATTCTAAGCTTTTATGAAGGCTTAATTCCAACTGATAGGTCATGGGCAGATGCTGCAAGTGGAGGATCTTTCTTAGACAGGTCACCAGAAGATGGGATAGATTTAATAGAACGGAAGGCAATAGACAATCAACAGTATGGAACAAGAGAAAACTCAGTGACTTTGTTGCAAGGAgtgcatgaaattgaaaatggggTAGTTGATGGAAGGAGGATAGAGGAAAGattgaataatctagaaagcaAACTCAACAAGATTGCAAGTTTGTTTAAACCCTCTACACCACAAATTGCTAAGAAGTgtggaatttgcatttcaactGATCACTACACTGATGAATGTCCTAGCTTGATGGAAATTACTATGGAAAACTCATCCCAAGCTTTTGCTGCGAACACGTTTGGAGGAAATAGACAATACCAAAATTATCATGATTCATCCTCCAATAGGTATCAACAGAACATgcaaccttatgttccacctcAACAAAGGCACCAATTTCAACCTGAAATGTCATTGCAAGATTTCATGAAGAAAATGCTTGAGCAAAATTcagaaatcaagaaatcaattgtagATTTGACTCAAAGGGTGGAAAAGTTAGAGGCTAAGGAATCAAATAAGTTGTCTGCACAAACAATGATCAACCCGCAAAATGTAAGTGCTATTACTCTAAGAACGGGTAAGCAAGTACAAGGCCTTGATGGAGCCCAAGAGGATGAAGACAAGGAGAAAGAAATAGCACAAATTGATGACAATGGAGGACCAAATGAACCATCACCTGAGACTACCACTGAGAAATCCAGGTTAATATCCtctaactcttcttcttctcaaaattcCTCTTCATCTTATTCTCCACCACCTCCATATCCCAATCGGTTGAAGccgaaaaacaaaaaaacggAGGAATTAGACCAAGAGAtcttgaatattttcaaaaaggtgGAGATCAACATTCCCTTGCTGGATGTTGTTAAGCAAATCCCTAAATACaccaagtttttgaaagaaatttgcacaaatagaAGGCGTTTTAGGGATAATGAGGTTGTGAATTTAAGAAGAAATGTGTCAAGCTTGATTAAGAATCATATTGAAATACCGCGAAAATGCAAGGATCCAGGTATGTTTTCTATTCCTTGTGTTATtggaaattcaaagtttgacaaTGCCATGTTAGATTTAGGGGCGTTCATAAATGTAATGCCTTTATCAGTGTTTACTTCTCTATCTCTGGGACCTCTTAAGAATACTggtgtggtcattcaactgGCCAACCATAGCATAGTTAACCCTGCAGGTTTGCTTGAGGACGTGCTTGTCCAAGtagacaagttaatttttcctgCAGATTTCTATATCTTGGacatgaaggatgaagaaggaacTAGTCCAACAACTATTATCTTGGGAAGACCCTTCATGATGACANCACGAACCAAGATAGATGTGCATGCAGGATCATTGACAATGGAGATAGGAGACNAGANANTGNGCTTCAANGTATTGGAATCTGGGAAGCATCCGATTAAAgatcattctttgttttgtattgacTTATCAAGTGATGCTAAACCAATGAGACAACCTCAAGGAAGACTCAATTCTCAACTAGTGGGGGTTGTAAAGAAAAGGGACACCAAGCTGCTACAAACAGGTATTATAGACCATAATTCTGACAACATTTGGGTGGGCCCTATGCATGCGGTCCCGAAGAAAGGTGGAATCACAATGGTCGAGGATGGGAAGGACAAGTTGTCTACTATTCAAGACAGAAGTGGGGCACACAATTTAGTAGTTGACCATCTTAGTAGGATTGAGAAGGGAAGAGTTCACATTCCGATCCAGGATGACTTTTCCGATGAAGTCCTACTAGCATTCCTTCCACCATGA